A single Mangrovimonas sp. YM274 DNA region contains:
- a CDS encoding S8 family serine peptidase: MKKITIMLAMCLTINAMGQTKNQVSKYISDEDKANLTLLSERFQDEYEKSLKAALEKYPRIIEHDGKISYLQGLRMDGSPIYVTSYNAGAAETVQADDLYTGGALGLDLSGAGLNLGLWEGDAVRSNHQELTGRIDQQDFLIFFNSNDETNHATHVAGTMIASGVDPEAKGMAYGASIIAYDWDGDLPEMASEAASGMLLSNHSYGLNVFNDDDELVIPVYWFGKYDNKSKALDELLYEAPYYLPVLAAGNDRQLASAATNKGGFDMLQGFSNAKNAITVAAVNEVIDYTSEFSVQMSNFSNWGPTDDGRIKPDISAKGVSVKSSVSTANNAYAYMQGTSMATPSVTGTLALLQEHYNNVNDIYMKAATVKALMAHTALEAGFNDGPDYKYGWGLLNAKDAANCITNNGVSSIVAETELANDETYTTNVTAVGGEPLVVTISWTDPEGTVYTSSNPDDLEDNPIAILVNDLDVRVTNTDNTYLPWKLDPAFPNGGATKADNTVDNIEKIEVDNPSGEYTVTVSHKGTLEGDVQDFSIVITGIDATLGVDDNQAQNVAVWPNPAKDVINLKLTSVENNSNVSLYDIHGRMVYQSELKSSSLLHTINVKEFASGVYFLNVENGAQTFNKKIVIE; encoded by the coding sequence ATGAAAAAAATTACAATAATGTTGGCCATGTGTTTGACCATTAATGCAATGGGGCAGACTAAAAATCAAGTGTCGAAGTATATAAGTGACGAAGACAAAGCTAATCTTACGCTGTTGTCAGAACGATTCCAGGATGAGTATGAAAAGTCTTTGAAAGCGGCATTGGAAAAATACCCTAGGATTATTGAACATGATGGGAAAATTAGTTACTTACAAGGTTTGAGAATGGATGGCTCTCCTATATATGTTACTTCTTACAATGCGGGAGCTGCGGAAACTGTGCAAGCCGATGATTTGTATACTGGAGGTGCTTTAGGTTTAGATCTTTCTGGTGCAGGTTTAAACTTAGGATTGTGGGAAGGTGATGCTGTTAGAAGTAACCATCAAGAATTGACGGGAAGAATTGATCAGCAAGATTTTCTCATTTTCTTTAATTCTAATGATGAAACAAACCATGCAACTCACGTAGCTGGGACTATGATTGCTTCGGGAGTAGATCCTGAGGCTAAGGGTATGGCTTACGGGGCCTCTATAATAGCTTATGATTGGGATGGTGATTTGCCTGAAATGGCTAGCGAAGCGGCTTCAGGAATGTTATTGTCAAATCACTCTTATGGATTAAATGTGTTTAATGATGATGATGAGCTTGTAATTCCAGTTTATTGGTTTGGTAAGTATGATAATAAATCTAAAGCTTTGGATGAATTATTATATGAAGCTCCCTATTATCTACCGGTGTTAGCAGCTGGAAATGATAGACAATTGGCCTCTGCTGCGACAAATAAAGGAGGGTTTGACATGCTTCAAGGTTTTTCTAACGCTAAAAATGCTATTACCGTTGCTGCTGTAAATGAAGTTATAGATTATACCAGCGAATTTAGTGTTCAGATGAGTAATTTTAGTAATTGGGGGCCTACAGATGACGGAAGAATTAAGCCGGACATTTCCGCTAAGGGGGTAAGTGTGAAATCTTCAGTATCTACAGCCAACAATGCCTATGCTTATATGCAAGGAACTTCCATGGCCACTCCAAGTGTTACTGGAACTTTAGCCTTATTACAAGAACATTATAATAATGTAAATGACATTTATATGAAGGCAGCTACCGTAAAGGCTCTTATGGCTCATACTGCCTTGGAAGCTGGTTTTAATGATGGTCCTGACTATAAGTACGGGTGGGGATTGTTAAATGCTAAAGATGCTGCAAATTGTATTACCAATAATGGAGTGTCATCTATAGTTGCGGAAACAGAATTGGCTAATGATGAAACATATACTACTAATGTAACGGCCGTTGGAGGAGAACCTCTAGTGGTTACTATTAGTTGGACTGATCCAGAGGGGACTGTGTATACATCTTCTAATCCTGATGATTTGGAAGATAATCCAATCGCTATATTGGTGAATGATTTAGATGTTCGTGTAACAAATACAGACAACACATATCTGCCATGGAAATTGGATCCCGCTTTTCCAAATGGAGGGGCTACTAAAGCCGATAACACCGTAGATAACATTGAGAAAATTGAAGTAGATAATCCTTCAGGGGAATACACTGTTACCGTATCGCACAAAGGTACATTAGAGGGGGATGTACAAGATTTTTCTATTGTAATTACTGGAATTGACGCCACTTTAGGAGTTGATGATAATCAAGCACAGAATGTTGCTGTTTGGCCAAACCCAGCTAAAGATGTTATTAATCTTAAATTAACATCCGTAGAGAATAATTCTAACGTTAGCTTGTATGATATCCATGGACGTATGGTATATCAATCTGAATTAAAATCATCTAGTTTGTTGCATACTATAAACGTTAAGGAATTTGCTTCAGGTGTTTATTTCTTGAATGTTGAAAATGGAGCACAAACCTTTAACAAGAAGATTGTTATTGAATAA
- a CDS encoding RagB/SusD family nutrient uptake outer membrane protein, translating to MKKISKYLCMALLMGGIYSCDNAINVAPDDEILEENAFTNVDDLERGIYGVYAGISGSNIIQWSSRFTDDLRIAETNRGQGIQVHRWSINPGTDEVGGLWGNMYNVIARANRVLDAMESITPLNEEEEATMQRIKAECLAIRAMEHFDLLRLFAQDYENGSLGVPIIDDVYVFEQFPRNTVGEVFTFVNADLTEAYNLLSASYTDNTRLTRTGINALRARVALYQKDYASAISYSTQVINASPLAMGAEYFGVWTDEVETEVVFKLARTSGDGAVGTIFTDTNDDRFFNISYSLFDYMAANGWTNDIRTFITIDTDNFDVDDLRVGKYLGSDANPGLNDIKVFRTGEQYLIRAEAYARTGSLDLAAQDVEALQNARVYQGGPVTPVSYGSLSNALNDILAERRFELAYEGHRFFDLKRFGLGVNRGADDCADSADPCSLDSTDYRMALPIPSAEIFANDVIQQNTQY from the coding sequence ATGAAAAAAATATCAAAATATCTATGCATGGCCCTATTAATGGGTGGTATATATTCTTGTGATAATGCCATTAATGTAGCGCCAGACGATGAGATTTTAGAAGAAAATGCCTTTACCAATGTTGATGATTTAGAAAGAGGTATCTATGGTGTGTATGCCGGTATTTCAGGTTCTAATATCATTCAGTGGTCATCGCGCTTTACTGATGATTTAAGAATTGCTGAAACAAACAGAGGACAGGGAATACAAGTTCACAGATGGTCTATTAACCCAGGTACTGATGAAGTGGGTGGTTTATGGGGCAATATGTACAACGTTATTGCTAGAGCCAATAGAGTTTTAGACGCAATGGAAAGCATTACGCCTCTTAATGAAGAGGAAGAGGCAACTATGCAACGCATTAAGGCAGAGTGTTTGGCGATTAGAGCTATGGAGCATTTTGATTTGTTGAGATTGTTTGCTCAAGATTATGAAAATGGGTCTTTAGGAGTGCCAATCATTGACGATGTATATGTATTCGAGCAATTTCCGCGTAACACTGTAGGTGAAGTATTTACTTTTGTGAATGCCGATTTAACAGAAGCATATAATTTATTGAGTGCATCGTATACTGACAATACTCGTTTAACAAGGACTGGTATTAATGCTTTGAGAGCGCGCGTTGCTTTATATCAAAAAGATTATGCTTCAGCAATAAGTTATTCAACACAAGTTATTAATGCATCGCCTTTGGCAATGGGTGCAGAATATTTTGGAGTTTGGACTGATGAGGTGGAAACAGAAGTTGTATTTAAATTAGCCAGAACTTCAGGAGATGGTGCTGTTGGTACTATATTTACTGATACGAATGACGATCGTTTCTTTAATATTTCATATAGCTTATTTGACTATATGGCTGCTAATGGCTGGACTAATGACATCAGAACATTCATTACAATTGACACTGATAATTTTGATGTTGATGATTTAAGAGTTGGTAAATATTTAGGAAGTGATGCTAATCCTGGCTTAAATGATATCAAAGTGTTCAGAACAGGGGAGCAATACTTAATTAGAGCAGAGGCATATGCTAGGACTGGATCTTTGGATTTGGCAGCTCAAGATGTTGAAGCGTTACAAAACGCTCGTGTGTACCAAGGAGGTCCTGTAACGCCAGTATCATATGGTAGTCTTAGCAATGCTTTGAATGATATTTTAGCAGAAAGACGCTTTGAATTGGCGTATGAAGGACATAGATTCTTTGATTTGAAAAGATTTGGATTAGGTGTAAACAGAGGTGCTGATGATTGTGCAGATTCTGCAGATCCTTGTTCATTGGATAGTACTGACTACAGAATGGCATTACCAATTCCTTCGGCTGAAATTTTTGCCAATGACGTAATCCAACAAAACACTCAATATTAA
- a CDS encoding putative porin, which yields MTAQIKKFDKPLGRERNTTIDTTSQSSSVRDSKRTSKDKKATIDMYKMVSHDLDTTLVDTSLTIKKDYKFNYLRKDNFERIGFLNTGQTFNSLSYDLSNTDVMPMFGARARHFNYMEIEDIYYYQVATPFTELFYKTVFEQGHLLDALFSVNTSKQFNMTIAYKGLRSLGKYQHQLTSTGNFRFITNYTTKNNRYKLRGHIVMQDLLNEENGGLRDIDLVNFESGNKEFKDRSVFDPVFENAENILEGKRFHLEHQYQITKSNDSLQKAVLNVGHVISFEDKYYQFVQSRQNEFFGEAFLSNQINDKVTLEDFRNRFFVNFKERTLGNIKVNLDYYNYNYGYNALVILEGSTITNRLKGDVVEAGGAYENTFGKFQVKGEFGINVAGDLKGNFFKGSAGYSFSDDIKLGATFNSSSKVANYNYLLYHSDYLNYNWDNSNTFNNVQTQQLAVELKSEKFATISLDYSNITNYTYFAEDDTSGGIKPFQTDNIVNYLRLKLNKEIGFGKFALDNTIMYQNVLNGDNILNVPQFITRNTFYYSNHFFKKKALFLQTGITFKYFTEYNMNGYDPLLAEFYVQNDTKIGNFPMLDFFVNAKVRTMRIYLKAEHFNSAWTGYKFYSAPNYPYRDFIVRFGLVWNFFL from the coding sequence ATGACCGCTCAAATTAAAAAATTTGATAAGCCATTAGGGAGAGAACGTAATACCACTATTGATACCACTTCACAATCCTCGAGTGTAAGGGACAGTAAAAGAACTTCAAAGGATAAAAAGGCAACCATTGATATGTATAAAATGGTATCTCATGATTTGGACACGACCTTGGTGGATACTTCGCTTACCATAAAAAAGGATTATAAATTTAATTACCTTAGAAAAGATAATTTTGAACGGATTGGTTTTTTAAATACAGGCCAAACATTTAATTCCTTAAGTTACGATCTTTCCAATACGGATGTTATGCCCATGTTTGGAGCTAGAGCAAGGCATTTTAATTACATGGAAATAGAGGATATTTATTATTACCAGGTTGCTACGCCGTTTACAGAACTTTTTTACAAAACAGTTTTTGAACAAGGACATCTTTTGGATGCACTGTTTAGTGTAAATACCTCTAAGCAATTTAATATGACTATTGCCTATAAGGGATTGCGTTCGTTGGGGAAATACCAACATCAACTTACTAGTACCGGTAATTTTAGATTTATTACTAATTACACCACCAAAAATAATAGGTATAAATTGAGAGGGCATATAGTTATGCAAGATCTGCTTAATGAGGAAAATGGAGGTTTAAGGGATATTGACTTGGTAAATTTTGAATCAGGAAACAAGGAGTTTAAAGATAGGTCTGTGTTTGATCCAGTTTTTGAAAATGCCGAAAATATTTTGGAAGGGAAGCGATTTCATTTAGAACACCAATACCAAATTACCAAATCAAATGATTCTTTGCAGAAGGCTGTGCTCAATGTTGGACATGTTATTTCTTTTGAAGATAAATACTATCAATTTGTTCAGAGTAGACAAAATGAATTTTTTGGCGAAGCTTTTCTAAGTAACCAAATCAACGATAAGGTTACACTTGAGGATTTTAGGAATCGTTTTTTTGTCAACTTCAAGGAGCGAACTTTGGGAAATATTAAAGTAAACTTGGATTATTATAATTATAATTATGGGTATAATGCTTTGGTAATCTTGGAAGGAAGCACTATTACCAATCGCTTAAAGGGTGATGTAGTAGAAGCAGGAGGGGCGTATGAGAATACTTTTGGAAAGTTTCAAGTAAAAGGAGAGTTTGGTATTAATGTGGCAGGAGATTTGAAAGGCAATTTTTTTAAGGGTTCTGCAGGCTATAGTTTTTCAGATGATATTAAATTGGGGGCTACTTTTAATTCAAGCTCCAAGGTGGCAAATTACAATTACCTGTTGTACCATAGTGATTACCTTAATTACAATTGGGATAATTCTAATACATTTAACAATGTTCAAACACAACAATTAGCTGTAGAATTGAAGTCTGAGAAGTTTGCTACTATTTCCTTGGACTATTCCAATATTACAAATTACACATATTTTGCGGAAGATGATACCTCCGGCGGTATAAAACCATTTCAAACAGATAATATAGTAAATTATTTAAGGTTGAAATTAAACAAAGAAATTGGGTTCGGTAAATTCGCTTTGGATAACACCATCATGTATCAAAATGTGTTGAATGGCGATAATATTTTAAATGTTCCTCAGTTTATTACCAGAAATACCTTTTACTATTCCAATCATTTCTTTAAAAAGAAGGCATTGTTTTTACAAACAGGGATCACTTTTAAATATTTTACCGAATATAATATGAATGGATACGATCCACTGCTTGCAGAATTTTATGTTCAAAATGACACGAAAATTGGAAACTTTCCTATGTTGGATTTTTTCGTGAATGCAAAAGTGAGAACAATGCGAATATATTTGAAGGCCGAACATTTCAATTCTGCATGGACAGGTTATAAATTTTATTCGGCTCCCAATTACCCGTATCGTGATTTTATAGTTCGTTTCGGTTTGGTCTGGAACTTCTTTTTGTAG